The Anopheles cruzii unplaced genomic scaffold, idAnoCruzAS_RS32_06 scaffold00668_ctg1, whole genome shotgun sequence DNA segment TAGGTCGGTTGCTgcacggcgaagaaaatgcttttatgctgctgccgctgccgccgccgtcgtcattaTGCGCAACACACGTTTCGCGTTCGCGGGACTATccccccgattacggttttcaagtACTCgagttgtcaatctcaaatggcaaTCTCGTGTgtcggcattacggttttcaattagagaagctccgagtgctaaatgtgctaaaatgtgctaaaaagcttaaatgtgaaagcttgtcaagctctttgagtacgaactgtcatttctggtgcattttgtaaacattcaaGTGGTAAACAGACAACAGTTCAgttgtgcgtgcgattcttgctcATATATATTTCTGAATTTTAAGATGATTTCCGCGTATTACGTTTCCGATagcgacagtgacagtgaaggAACAGAAAATATAACGattcatcgcaaaatattgcgatgtaaatcCGACCCACTGAATCTTTCATCAGCAGCGTAAGTGTGCACGAAGACGAAAATGAtcaatgatttttctttcatgtaAAAATGTTGTTGCAGGTTCAAGAAAAGTTTTCGCATATCAAAGGAAATGTTTTTGACGATACTTTCCGAAATTGAAGCGAAATTTCCACCATTGAAGGGAGCAGGTCTAACGCCAAAAGACAAATTAGCGGCTACTTTAAGATTTTTGGCTGAAGGTAGCTACCAGCATGGCGTCGGTAAAGATTGGAATGTGGCAATTGCCCAACCGACGTTTTCTGTGATGTTTCGCCAAACCTTGAAAATATTGGAAGAAACACAGTGCCCAAAAAGAATCACGCTGGAAATGGATGACAGAGAACAACAAAAAGCAAGGCGATATTTTTATGAGCAAAGTGAAATCCCGGGTGTCGTAATGTGTGCAGACGGCACACATATCAAAATAATAGCACCAACGGACAACAGGGATCAATACTATAATAGGAAAGGATTTTACAGTTTAAATGTGTTAATGGTAAGTACGATGTGAATGATTCCAATCATAGCTTTctaaaaatgtgtttcgttTATATTTAAAGATTTGTGACCATACAATGGCTATACGATACGTCAACGCTAAATACAGTGGAGCAAATCATGATGCTCATATATGGAGTGTCTCTGGCGTGGATAACTTTTTTGCCGAGAAATATAGAAGTGGGAATAGAGTTTTTAAAGTACTGGGTAAGTAAAATTTTGCTTACAGCAAGTATCGCATTGCACATTCAGagaaacattttgttgtaCGAACATTCCATTTTACTTACAGCTGATTCCGCATATCCATCCAAACCATGGATTGTAACGCCGAAAAGAAATGCAGCTGTAAATTCTCCTGAAGCTATGTACAATAACCGTCACGCAATGGCAAGAAACGTTATCGAACGAAgttttggtttgttgaagAACAGGTTTAGGTGTCTGCTGGGAGCGAGGCAGCTCCATTATGATCCGGTTATCGCGGGAAGAATTACGAATGTATGTTGCGCATTACACAATTTTTGTATTTCCGAAAATATGATAGATCAGTGGATCCCTAGATAGCTAGGTAGGCCGGAAAGATACTGGTGGGTTTTTTCATTCATGTTTCTAGCACATTATGTATAGTATAGTATCAAAaagttaataaataatttgtcATTAAAAGAATATTGTACAAGTATTACAATTATCAAGTCCTGGGAAGCATTGTTGTTAGTTAAGTATTATTAGAGACCAATAATTCATTTATTCTCAGCACCATACATTTTATTAGGGAACAATCATTTGTATGATAACAACGCCTTTACTTAATCTCTtctctatatatataaaaatcaaattctgtctgtatgttccttatagactccgaaactactggaccgattgacttGAAATTTGGTacacaggggtttttggggccggggagtgcaatagtcaaggttagaaacccctcacccccctctttctttgccctcccatacaactaactgttaaaaacatcaattactccacaagttNNNNNNNNNNNNNNNNNNNNNNNNNNNNNNNNNNNNNNNNNNNNNNNNNNNNNNNNNNNNNNNNNNNNNNNNNNNNNNNNNNNNNNNNNNNNNNNNNNNNaattactccacaagttatgaatcgaatttcatcaaaacttgcacaatagttgctggtcacctgagaaaccacGTGACcaaatttggtccttgcaggacgaggggaaggaggggtccccatacaaccccaatccttaaaatacgtcctagggcaatatgggtatcgtttcttaggttttggtggtctctaaatcgattggtttcactaaaaagccttttccttccttcttccacctatcaccacccctcattccatccatcttgaagtagtgtgatgttggggggaactgcatagtttgcgtttaatttttaaagaaggtgacaaagagaggaagagagagatagagagggaaagagagatagagagggaaagagagatagaNNNNNNNNNNNNNNNNNNNNNNNNNNNNNNNNNNNNNNNNNNNNNNNNNNNNNNNNNNNNNNNNNNNNNNNNNNNNNNNNNNNNNNNNNNNNNNNNNNNNgagatagagagggaaagagagatagagagggaaagagagatagagagagaaagagagatagagagggggagagagggcgggagagaaagaaagagcgaaagaaagtgagagaggggggagagagagaaagagagaaagaaataaagagaaagagagagagagagagaaagatagagagagaaagagagaaagaaataaagagaaagagagagagagagaaagatagagagagaaagagagaaagaaaaaagaaaaagagagagagatagcaacggactgctacagccttctagatttcaattaggatcatatagtagaaaaagtacatttcacaccttccGGGAGAGGGGGatcccatacaaacataacatataattcagcataattcgggttattttcgaacaaatcgaaccaaattctgtaggtgggagtttttgtgAAGaagaaatgttctggtgaatttttgaaacccttcgccactttacaaagggtggctcccatacaaaattttggTAAACTCGaaagcaaaactcgaaaagtgttcaaacaatttgagtcaaattt contains these protein-coding regions:
- the LOC128276168 gene encoding putative nuclease HARBI1; its protein translation is FKKSFRISKEMFLTILSEIEAKFPPLKGAGLTPKDKLAATLRFLAEGSYQHGVGKDWNVAIAQPTFSVMFRQTLKILEETQCPKRITLEMDDREQQKARRYFYEQSEIPGVVMCADGTHIKIIAPTDNRDQYYNRKGFYSLNVLMICDHTMAIRYVNAKYSGANHDAHIWSVSGVDNFFAEKYRSGNRVFKVLADSAYPSKPWIVTPKRNAAVNSPEAMYNNRHAMARNVIERSFGLLKNRFRCLLGARQLHYDPVIAGRITN